The Magnolia sinica isolate HGM2019 chromosome 10, MsV1, whole genome shotgun sequence genome includes a window with the following:
- the LOC131217206 gene encoding uncharacterized protein LOC131217206 isoform X4 → MATIGGRFRELMKKYGKVALGVHFSVSAASITGIYVAIKNNVDVESLFDKIGLSSSSKPDPGQDPPAHSIDGLVIDYLPPPIPEHKKNRTAELAASSGGALALAVICNKALFPVRVPITIALTPAVARFLARRRIIKNSQLLQE, encoded by the coding sequence ATGGCTACAATCGGCGGGCGCTTCCGTGAGCTGATGAAGAAGTATGGAAAGGTGGCACTCGGCGTACACTTCTCTGTCTCAGCCGCTTCCATCACCGGCATCTATGTCGCAATCAAGAACAACGTCGACGTTGAGTCCCTCTTTGACAAGATCGGCCTCTCCAGCTCCTCCAAACCAGACCCGGGCCAAGACCCACCCGCCCACTCTATCGACGGTCTCGTCATTGATTACCTGCCGCCTCCCATTCCTGAGCATAAGAAGAATCGGACTGCCGAATTGGCGGCTTCGAGCGGAGGTGCGCTTGCGCTGGCAGTCATCTGCAACAAGGCCCTATTCCCTGTCCGGGTCCCAATCACCATCGCTCTGACTCCAGCAGTCGCGAGATTCTTGGCACGGCGGAGGATCATTAAGAACAGT
- the LOC131217206 gene encoding uncharacterized protein LOC131217206 isoform X1, which translates to MATIGGRFRELMKKYGKVALGVHFSVSAASITGIYVAIKNNVDVESLFDKIGLSSSSKPDPGQDPPAHSIDGLVIDYLPPPIPEHKKNRTAELAASSGGALALAVICNKALFPVRVPITIALTPAVARFLARRRIIKNSVGWYTNISGPSQLECTRTSCSMRDTLILWQNVMDDCRQF; encoded by the exons ATGGCTACAATCGGCGGGCGCTTCCGTGAGCTGATGAAGAAGTATGGAAAGGTGGCACTCGGCGTACACTTCTCTGTCTCAGCCGCTTCCATCACCGGCATCTATGTCGCAATCAAGAACAACGTCGACGTTGAGTCCCTCTTTGACAAGATCGGCCTCTCCAGCTCCTCCAAACCAGACCCGGGCCAAGACCCACCCGCCCACTCTATCGACGGTCTCGTCATTGATTACCTGCCGCCTCCCATTCCTGAGCATAAGAAGAATCGGACTGCCGAATTGGCGGCTTCGAGCGGAGGTGCGCTTGCGCTGGCAGTCATCTGCAACAAGGCCCTATTCCCTGTCCGGGTCCCAATCACCATCGCTCTGACTCCAGCAGTCGCGAGATTCTTGGCACGGCGGAGGATCATTAAGAACAGT gttggatggtacaCAAACATCAGTGGCCCCAGCCAACTCGAATGTACCAGAACTTCCTGTTCAATGAGAGATacgttgatactctggcaaaatGTGATGGACGATTGCAGGCAATTCTAA
- the LOC131217206 gene encoding uncharacterized protein LOC131217206 isoform X2 — MATIGGRFRELMKKYGKVALGVHFSVSAASITGIYVAIKNNVDVESLFDKIGLSSSSKPDPGQDPPAHSIDGLVIDYLPPPIPEHKKNRTAELAASSGGALALAVICNKALFPVRVPITIALTPAVARFLARRRIIKNSALAIQFCITPKDENLLHREEYKGFS, encoded by the exons ATGGCTACAATCGGCGGGCGCTTCCGTGAGCTGATGAAGAAGTATGGAAAGGTGGCACTCGGCGTACACTTCTCTGTCTCAGCCGCTTCCATCACCGGCATCTATGTCGCAATCAAGAACAACGTCGACGTTGAGTCCCTCTTTGACAAGATCGGCCTCTCCAGCTCCTCCAAACCAGACCCGGGCCAAGACCCACCCGCCCACTCTATCGACGGTCTCGTCATTGATTACCTGCCGCCTCCCATTCCTGAGCATAAGAAGAATCGGACTGCCGAATTGGCGGCTTCGAGCGGAGGTGCGCTTGCGCTGGCAGTCATCTGCAACAAGGCCCTATTCCCTGTCCGGGTCCCAATCACCATCGCTCTGACTCCAGCAGTCGCGAGATTCTTGGCACGGCGGAGGATCATTAAGAACAGT GCTTTAGCTATACAATTTTGCATAACTCCTAAGGATGAAAATCTTCTCCACAGAGAAGAGTATAAAGGCTTTTCATAG
- the LOC131217206 gene encoding uncharacterized protein LOC131217206 isoform X3, whose translation MATIGGRFRELMKKYGKVALGVHFSVSAASITGIYVAIKNNVDVESLFDKIGLSSSSKPDPGQDPPAHSIDGLVIDYLPPPIPEHKKNRTAELAASSGGALALAVICNKALFPVRVPITIALTPAVARFLARRRIIKNSEVGISSN comes from the coding sequence ATGGCTACAATCGGCGGGCGCTTCCGTGAGCTGATGAAGAAGTATGGAAAGGTGGCACTCGGCGTACACTTCTCTGTCTCAGCCGCTTCCATCACCGGCATCTATGTCGCAATCAAGAACAACGTCGACGTTGAGTCCCTCTTTGACAAGATCGGCCTCTCCAGCTCCTCCAAACCAGACCCGGGCCAAGACCCACCCGCCCACTCTATCGACGGTCTCGTCATTGATTACCTGCCGCCTCCCATTCCTGAGCATAAGAAGAATCGGACTGCCGAATTGGCGGCTTCGAGCGGAGGTGCGCTTGCGCTGGCAGTCATCTGCAACAAGGCCCTATTCCCTGTCCGGGTCCCAATCACCATCGCTCTGACTCCAGCAGTCGCGAGATTCTTGGCACGGCGGAGGATCATTAAGAACAGT
- the LOC131217206 gene encoding uncharacterized protein LOC131217206 isoform X5: MATIGGRFRELMKKYGKVALGVHFSVSAASITGIYVAIKNNVDVESLFDKIGLSSSSKPDPGQDPPAHSIDGLVIDYLPPPIPEHKKNRTAELAASSGGALALAVICNKALFPVRVPITIALTPAVARFLARRRIIKNSSVERT, encoded by the exons ATGGCTACAATCGGCGGGCGCTTCCGTGAGCTGATGAAGAAGTATGGAAAGGTGGCACTCGGCGTACACTTCTCTGTCTCAGCCGCTTCCATCACCGGCATCTATGTCGCAATCAAGAACAACGTCGACGTTGAGTCCCTCTTTGACAAGATCGGCCTCTCCAGCTCCTCCAAACCAGACCCGGGCCAAGACCCACCCGCCCACTCTATCGACGGTCTCGTCATTGATTACCTGCCGCCTCCCATTCCTGAGCATAAGAAGAATCGGACTGCCGAATTGGCGGCTTCGAGCGGAGGTGCGCTTGCGCTGGCAGTCATCTGCAACAAGGCCCTATTCCCTGTCCGGGTCCCAATCACCATCGCTCTGACTCCAGCAGTCGCGAGATTCTTGGCACGGCGGAGGATCATTAAGAACAGT TCGGTTGAAAGAACTTGA
- the LOC131217206 gene encoding uncharacterized protein LOC131217206 isoform X6 — protein MATIGGRFRELMKKYGKVALGVHFSVSAASITGIYVAIKNNVDVESLFDKIGLSSSSKPDPGQDPPAHSIDGLVIDYLPPPIPEHKKNRTAELAASSGGALALAVICNKALFPVRVPITIALTPAVARFLARRRIIKNSRRV, from the exons ATGGCTACAATCGGCGGGCGCTTCCGTGAGCTGATGAAGAAGTATGGAAAGGTGGCACTCGGCGTACACTTCTCTGTCTCAGCCGCTTCCATCACCGGCATCTATGTCGCAATCAAGAACAACGTCGACGTTGAGTCCCTCTTTGACAAGATCGGCCTCTCCAGCTCCTCCAAACCAGACCCGGGCCAAGACCCACCCGCCCACTCTATCGACGGTCTCGTCATTGATTACCTGCCGCCTCCCATTCCTGAGCATAAGAAGAATCGGACTGCCGAATTGGCGGCTTCGAGCGGAGGTGCGCTTGCGCTGGCAGTCATCTGCAACAAGGCCCTATTCCCTGTCCGGGTCCCAATCACCATCGCTCTGACTCCAGCAGTCGCGAGATTCTTGGCACGGCGGAGGATCATTAAGAACAGT AGAAGAGTATAA